The following proteins come from a genomic window of Daphnia carinata strain CSIRO-1 chromosome 6, CSIRO_AGI_Dcar_HiC_V3, whole genome shotgun sequence:
- the LOC130690567 gene encoding small ribosomal subunit protein RACK1-like isoform X1, whose protein sequence is MNSESLKLRGTLRGHNGWVTQIATNPKFPDMILSASRDKTLIVWKLTREENNFGVPQKRLYGHSHFVSDVVLSSDGHFALSGSWDKTLRLWDLSAGKSTRRFEDHTKDVLSVAFSADNRQIVSGSRDKTIKLWNTLAQCKYTIQEEGHTDWVSCVRFSPNNNNPVIVSCGWDRMVKVWNLANCRLKKNHDDHTGYLNTVTVSPDGSLCASGGKDCKAMLWDLNDDKRLYTLDHTDIVNALCFSPNRYWLCAATGPSIKIWDLEGKTMVDELKNEVISQNTQNSKADPPQCLSMAWSADGQTLFAGYSDNVIRVWQVTVR, encoded by the exons ATGAACAGCGAATCGTTGAAACTTCGCGGTACCCTCCGCGGTCACAATGGCTGGGTCACCCAAATTGCCACCAACCCGAAATTCCCCGACATGATCTTGTCGGCCTCCCGAG ACAAGACTTTGATTGTCTGGAAGCTCACCCGCGAGGAGAACAACTTCGGTGTTCCCCAGAAACGTCTGTACGGCCACTCTCACTTCGTCTCTGACGTTGTTCTTTCTTCCGATGGACACTTTGCCCTCTCTGGATCCTGGGACAAGACCCTTCGTCTGTGGGATCTCTCCGCTGGAAAGTCTACCCGACGATTCGAAGATCACACCAAG GATGTCCTCAGTGTTGCCTTCTCGGCCGACAACCGTCAGATTGTTTCTGGTAGCCGAGACAAGACCATCAAGCTGTGGAACACTCTTGCCCAGTGCAAGTACACCATTCAG GAGGAGGGACACACTGACTGGGTTTCCTGCGTCAGATTCTcccccaacaacaacaacccagTCATCGTCTCCTGCGGCTGGGACCGCATGGTTAAGGTCTGGAATTTGGCCAATTGCCGTCTGAAGAAGAACCACGATGACCATACCGGCTACCTGAACACCGTTACCGTTTCTCCCGACGGTTCCCTCTGCGCCTCTGGTGGCAAG GACTGCAAAGCAATGCTATGGGACTTAAATGACGACAAGAGGTTGTACACACTCGACCACACTGACATTGTCAACGCTCTGTGCTTCTCCCCGAACCGTTACTGGCTATGCGCCGCCACTGGTCCTTCAATCAAGATCTGGGATCTTGAGGGCAAAACCATGGTCGATGAGCTCAAGAATGAAGTCATTTCGCAGAATACACAGAACAGCAAGGCTGATCCCCCTCAGTGCTTGTCGATGGCTTGGTCCGCTGACGGCCAGACCCTCTTCGCTGGATATTCCGACAATGTTATCCGGGTCTGGCAAGTGACTGTCCGTTAA
- the LOC130690567 gene encoding small ribosomal subunit protein RACK1-like isoform X2 has product MDTLPSLDPGTRPFVCGISPLESLPDDSKITPRCNCKLFFLKIFFILNEEEFSHNWDVLSVAFSADNRQIVSGSRDKTIKLWNTLAQCKYTIQEEGHTDWVSCVRFSPNNNNPVIVSCGWDRMVKVWNLANCRLKKNHDDHTGYLNTVTVSPDGSLCASGGKDCKAMLWDLNDDKRLYTLDHTDIVNALCFSPNRYWLCAATGPSIKIWDLEGKTMVDELKNEVISQNTQNSKADPPQCLSMAWSADGQTLFAGYSDNVIRVWQVTVR; this is encoded by the exons ATGGACACTTTGCCCTCTCTGGATCCTGGGACAAGACCCTTCGTCTGTGGGATCTCTCCGCTGGAAAGTCTACCCGACGATTCGAAGATCACACCAAGGTGCAATtgcaagcttttttttttgaaaattttttttattttgaatgaagAGGAATTTAGTCACAACTGG GATGTCCTCAGTGTTGCCTTCTCGGCCGACAACCGTCAGATTGTTTCTGGTAGCCGAGACAAGACCATCAAGCTGTGGAACACTCTTGCCCAGTGCAAGTACACCATTCAG GAGGAGGGACACACTGACTGGGTTTCCTGCGTCAGATTCTcccccaacaacaacaacccagTCATCGTCTCCTGCGGCTGGGACCGCATGGTTAAGGTCTGGAATTTGGCCAATTGCCGTCTGAAGAAGAACCACGATGACCATACCGGCTACCTGAACACCGTTACCGTTTCTCCCGACGGTTCCCTCTGCGCCTCTGGTGGCAAG GACTGCAAAGCAATGCTATGGGACTTAAATGACGACAAGAGGTTGTACACACTCGACCACACTGACATTGTCAACGCTCTGTGCTTCTCCCCGAACCGTTACTGGCTATGCGCCGCCACTGGTCCTTCAATCAAGATCTGGGATCTTGAGGGCAAAACCATGGTCGATGAGCTCAAGAATGAAGTCATTTCGCAGAATACACAGAACAGCAAGGCTGATCCCCCTCAGTGCTTGTCGATGGCTTGGTCCGCTGACGGCCAGACCCTCTTCGCTGGATATTCCGACAATGTTATCCGGGTCTGGCAAGTGACTGTCCGTTAA